From Primulina huaijiensis isolate GDHJ02 chromosome 15, ASM1229523v2, whole genome shotgun sequence, one genomic window encodes:
- the LOC140959950 gene encoding glycine-rich RNA-binding protein-like: MAAADVEFRCFVGGLAWATTDQSLEQAFSQFGDVIESKVVNDRETGRSRGFGFVTFKDEQSMRDAIEGMNGQDLDGRNITVNEAQSRGSGGGGGGGGGGGFRGPRRDGGGGYGRREGGGYGGGGGGGYGGSRDRGYGGGGRGGGGYGGDRGYSRGGDSDGHWRN; this comes from the exons ATGGCAGCCGCAGATGTAGAATTCAGGTGTTTTGTAGGTGGTCTTGCGTGGGCAACCACCGATCAATCCCTTGAGCAAGCCTTTTCCCAATTCGGAGATGTCATCGAATCGAAG GTTGTAAACGATCGCGAGACTGGGAGGTCCAGGGGTTTTGGATTCGTTACTTTCAAGGATGAGCAGTCGATGAGGGACGCTATCGAGGGAATGAACGGCCAAGATCTCGATGGCCGTAACATCACTGTGAACGAGGCTCAGTCCCGTGGTAGCGGCGGCGGAGGCGGCGGTGGTGGAGGCGGAGGGTTCCGCGGGCCTAGGCGCGATGGAGGCGGCGGGTATGGCCGTCGTGAAGGAGGTGGCTACGGAGGTGGCGGCGGCGGAGGATATGGTGGTAGTCGTGATCGTGGGTATGGTGGAGGTGGTCGCGGAGGTGGAGGATACGGCGGAGATCGTGGATACTCGAGGGGCGGTGACTCCGATGGACACTGGAGGAATTAG